One Helicoverpa armigera isolate CAAS_96S chromosome 12, ASM3070526v1, whole genome shotgun sequence DNA window includes the following coding sequences:
- the LOC126054217 gene encoding uncharacterized protein LOC126054217 translates to MGKRKYHYKDKDIRRKIRRLEDKLARRGSHDRDHRRRYQDRYRRSETPSSYSSDEHDAGERYYNQSDEENAHPSRCQEQLSDGDYILCDSDDYLDNPQSKKLASTVQVASPAANPPPAASPKQGLPVDPGVSQTLTTTGISVEEVTPTNTEVPQEILNILGEAKKIEQQLGEKIPAEISERWGKILLDGLAKEQKDSLIEKMLIPENFLLAKAPKLNPEVAAVLSDAAKNRDKRLEKSQNQLGCGLAGLVNITNHLIKEDMDKFDIIKRISEVSQLLLDLHYEETINRRKLIIPLLDKKFWNTIQGVKRETYLFGDKLGENIKNTKDIEKSSQHIKKATPAQQPFQRRTTSLGNARGPPRQQQSQAKPTTSATNRFQPPPAATRRTQQPRARPAPSSRHHDRRHK, encoded by the exons ATGGGAAAAAGGAAATATCACTATAAAGATAAAGACATCCGTCGTAAAATTCGCCGGTTGGAGGATAAATTGGCGCGCCGTGGAAGTCACGATCGTGATCACAGGCGCCGTTATCAAG ATCGGTACAGACGATCGGAAACACCGTCTTCGTACTCTTCCGATGAACATGATGCTGGAGAACGCTATTATAACCAGTCAGACGAAGAAAATGCTCACCCTTCCCGCTGCCAAGAACAGCTGTCTGATGGAGACTACATACTATGTGATTCCGATGATTACTTGGATAATCCACAAAGCAAAAAATTGGCGTCGACAGTCCAAGTAGCCAGCCCCGCGGCGAACCCGCCGCCAGCCGCTTCCCCGAAGCAGGGTCTTCCAGTGGACCCGGGTGTCTCACAGACATTGACCACAACTGGCATTTCGGTCGAAGAGGTTACGCCGACCAACACGGAAGTTCCACAGGAAATTCTGAATATTCTGGGCGAAGCTAAGAAAATCGAGCAACAACTTGGCGAAAAGATACCCGCAGAGATCTCTGAACGTTGGGGTAAAATACTACTAGATGGTTTAGCCAAAGAGCAAAAGGACTCCCTGATAGAAAAGATGCTCATACCCGAGAACTTTCTCTTAGCCAAAGCACCGAAACTAAATCCCGAAGTAGCCGCAGTTTTATCAGATGCGGCAAAAAATCGTGATAAACGATTGGAGAAATCTCAAAACCAATTAGGGTGTGGGCTGGCTGGCTTGGTAAATATTACTAATCACCTGATCAAAGAAGATATGGATAAGTTCGATATAATCAAACGTATTTCAGAAGTTAGCCAATTACTCTTAGACTTACACTATGAAGAAACCATAAATAGACGAAAACTTATCATACCCTTGCTAGACAAAAAGTTTTGGAATACAATACAAGGTGTAAAACGAGAAACCTACCTTTTTGGTGATAAACTTGgcgaaaatatcaaaaacactAAGGATATTGAAAAATCAAGCCAACATATTAAAAAAGCAACACCTGCGCAACAACCATTCCAGAGAAGAACTACTTCATTGGGAAACGCGCGGGGTCCTCCTCGCCAGCAGCAGAGTCAAGCGAAGCCGACGACGTCAGCGACGAACCGCTTCCAGCCACCGCCTGCCGCAACGAGGAGGACGCAGCAACCACGCGCCCGTCCGGCTCCCTCCAGCAGGCATCACGATCGGAGACACAAATAG